One window of the Natrinema sp. CBA1119 genome contains the following:
- a CDS encoding ABC transporter substrate-binding protein — translation MVRDQTGLTRRRLLASGAAVSAATIAGCIGGGGSGGGDQFHFTQEQSREEQFDPVVSNDAYSFQVIQLVFDGLYEYDEGLELQPKLATGEPTVERDGTRYIFEIEEAAEFHNGDDVTASDVAHSFRAPVEEETENASEYDMIESTEVIDDYQLQVDLGEDPYGPFELATMGVTVVPESVRTDDRDAFNSDPVGSGPFTFAELQENEYVEIERWDDYWDDLEPNLEQVRFEAHEDPAGRVSDIRSANTDVIAGIPNDDWDVLENEDGVNLHSAESPTFMYMAFNCNEGPTTTPEVRRAIAHSFSMQDFIESNGANVTSPMYSPIPPVVNEIWEFPEDEYQELLPSYDPDQAQSLLDEHAPDDFTPTIITPEGIRAQLAERIATRLDEIGYGADVQVLDFATLVDTYTSGNADDYQMYLLGWTGGPDPDYYLYPLFHESQAGTNQGHYYGGSDGFHDAIAEGRNSAGQEERYDLYEPVIREIVEQLPALPAFTQDNTMASRDYVQDLQAHPEVTRNPTLVADYTNVSME, via the coding sequence ATGGTGCGAGACCAGACCGGCCTCACGCGACGGCGGCTCCTCGCTTCGGGTGCCGCCGTCTCCGCGGCAACGATCGCAGGGTGCATCGGTGGTGGTGGCAGCGGTGGTGGGGACCAGTTCCACTTCACGCAAGAACAATCGCGCGAAGAGCAGTTCGATCCTGTCGTCTCGAACGACGCCTACAGCTTTCAGGTGATTCAGCTGGTTTTCGACGGGCTCTACGAGTACGACGAGGGCCTCGAGTTGCAGCCGAAACTCGCAACGGGCGAACCGACCGTCGAGCGCGACGGGACGCGATACATCTTCGAGATCGAGGAGGCGGCCGAGTTCCACAACGGCGACGACGTGACGGCGTCGGACGTCGCCCACTCCTTTCGCGCCCCGGTCGAAGAGGAGACGGAGAACGCCTCGGAGTACGACATGATCGAGAGCACCGAGGTCATCGACGACTACCAGCTGCAGGTCGACCTCGGGGAGGACCCCTACGGACCGTTCGAACTCGCGACGATGGGCGTGACGGTGGTGCCCGAGAGCGTCCGGACCGACGACCGCGACGCGTTCAACAGCGATCCGGTCGGCTCCGGGCCGTTCACCTTCGCGGAACTGCAGGAGAACGAGTACGTCGAGATCGAGCGGTGGGACGACTACTGGGACGACCTCGAGCCGAACCTCGAGCAGGTCCGCTTCGAGGCCCACGAGGACCCGGCGGGTCGCGTCTCCGACATTCGGTCGGCGAACACGGACGTCATCGCGGGCATCCCCAACGACGACTGGGATGTCCTCGAGAACGAGGACGGCGTGAATCTGCACTCGGCGGAGAGTCCGACGTTCATGTACATGGCCTTTAACTGCAACGAGGGGCCGACAACCACCCCCGAGGTGCGACGGGCCATCGCCCACTCGTTCTCGATGCAGGACTTCATCGAGTCCAACGGCGCGAACGTAACCTCCCCGATGTACAGCCCGATTCCGCCGGTCGTCAACGAAATCTGGGAGTTCCCTGAAGACGAGTATCAGGAGCTGTTGCCGTCGTACGATCCCGATCAGGCCCAGTCGCTGCTCGACGAGCACGCGCCCGACGACTTCACGCCGACGATCATCACGCCGGAGGGGATCCGGGCCCAACTCGCCGAGCGAATCGCCACTCGACTGGACGAGATCGGTTACGGGGCCGACGTGCAGGTGCTCGACTTCGCGACGCTCGTCGACACGTACACCAGCGGGAACGCAGACGACTACCAGATGTACCTGCTGGGCTGGACCGGCGGCCCCGACCCCGATTACTACCTCTACCCGCTCTTCCACGAGAGTCAGGCGGGGACGAATCAGGGCCACTACTACGGGGGAAGCGACGGCTTCCACGACGCGATCGCCGAGGGGCGAAACTCGGCCGGTCAGGAGGAGCGCTACGACCTCTACGAGCCCGTCATCCGGGAGATCGTCGAACAGCTTCCCGCGCTGCCCGCGTTCACGCAGGACAACACGATGGCCTCTCGCGACTACGTTCAGGACCTTCAGGCCCACCCGGAGGTGACGAGAAACCCGACCCTCGTCGCGGACTACACGAACGTGTCGATGGAGTGA
- the glyS gene encoding glycine--tRNA ligase: protein MSDNESAEESAEEPTSEKLVELAKRRGYFFQSSGAYGGVGGFYTFGPQGAALKGNVEDAWRDRFALAEGNMEIDAPTIMPEPVFEASGHLDGFDDMLVECPECGESHRADHVVEDETEYEDAESLPIPEVEDVIAEYELVCPNCGAGLAGQAVDSFNLMFATNIGPGDSDPGYLRPETAQGIFVEFPRLKEYARNQLPFGVTQIGRAYRNEISPRRSIIRTREFTQAELEYFIDPEADEPDLSSVEAVEVTLYPASEQNDEDGEAFETTIGEAVEEGIITDQWVAYFLGVAKPWYESIGVDMDRFRFRQHLAGERAHYASDCWDAESEIDGNWIEMAGFAHRGNYDLSKHAEHSGDRFTIFRQYDEPKTVERATVDPDMSYLGPEFGGDAQAVVQKLEDLAARDRSAFEADHVEIDLEGETREIPVAKTGFAVEEQTEAGEHVTPHVVEPSFGVDRTVYTVLHHAYREDEVADEERTFLELEPEVAPTFVGVFPLQSDDELEAEAEAIAAALREAGLSVTYDDSGNIGRRYRRQDEVGTPFCVTVDYESIEQEDGGVTVRERDSTDQKRLPIDELPETLSAIRAGDLAFEEL from the coding sequence ATGAGTGACAACGAAAGCGCCGAGGAAAGCGCCGAGGAACCGACGAGCGAGAAACTGGTCGAACTGGCCAAACGGCGGGGCTACTTCTTCCAGTCCTCCGGCGCGTACGGCGGCGTCGGCGGCTTCTACACCTTCGGCCCGCAGGGCGCGGCGCTGAAGGGCAACGTCGAGGACGCCTGGCGCGACCGCTTCGCGCTCGCGGAAGGCAACATGGAGATCGACGCGCCGACGATCATGCCCGAACCCGTCTTCGAGGCCTCGGGCCATCTGGACGGCTTCGACGACATGCTCGTCGAATGTCCCGAGTGCGGCGAGAGCCACCGCGCGGATCACGTCGTCGAGGACGAGACGGAGTACGAGGACGCCGAGAGCCTCCCCATCCCCGAAGTCGAGGACGTCATCGCCGAGTACGAACTCGTCTGCCCGAACTGCGGTGCGGGGCTGGCCGGTCAGGCCGTCGACTCGTTCAATCTGATGTTCGCGACGAACATCGGTCCCGGCGACTCCGATCCAGGCTATCTGCGCCCCGAGACGGCGCAAGGGATCTTCGTCGAGTTCCCGCGGCTCAAGGAGTACGCGCGCAACCAGCTTCCCTTCGGCGTGACCCAGATCGGCCGTGCCTATCGCAACGAGATCAGCCCTCGCCGCTCGATCATCCGCACGCGGGAGTTCACGCAGGCCGAACTCGAGTACTTCATCGACCCCGAGGCCGACGAACCGGACCTCTCGAGCGTCGAAGCCGTCGAGGTCACGCTCTACCCGGCCAGCGAGCAGAACGATGAGGACGGCGAGGCGTTCGAGACGACGATCGGCGAGGCGGTCGAGGAAGGCATCATCACCGACCAGTGGGTCGCGTACTTCCTCGGCGTCGCGAAGCCGTGGTACGAATCGATCGGCGTCGACATGGACCGATTCCGGTTCCGCCAGCACCTCGCGGGCGAGCGGGCCCACTACGCCAGCGACTGCTGGGACGCCGAGAGCGAAATCGACGGCAACTGGATCGAGATGGCCGGCTTCGCCCACCGGGGCAACTACGACCTCTCGAAGCACGCCGAACACTCCGGCGACCGATTCACAATCTTCCGGCAGTACGACGAACCGAAGACTGTCGAGCGCGCCACGGTCGATCCCGACATGAGCTACCTCGGTCCCGAGTTCGGCGGTGACGCACAGGCCGTGGTCCAGAAGCTCGAGGACCTGGCGGCTCGCGATCGTTCAGCATTCGAGGCGGATCACGTTGAGATCGATCTCGAGGGCGAGACCCGCGAGATTCCCGTCGCGAAGACCGGCTTCGCGGTCGAGGAGCAGACGGAAGCGGGCGAGCACGTCACCCCCCACGTCGTCGAACCCTCCTTCGGGGTCGACCGGACCGTCTACACCGTCCTCCACCACGCCTATCGCGAGGACGAGGTCGCCGACGAGGAGCGCACCTTCCTCGAGCTCGAGCCGGAAGTCGCACCCACGTTCGTCGGCGTCTTCCCGCTCCAGAGCGACGACGAACTCGAGGCCGAAGCCGAAGCGATCGCCGCGGCCCTGCGCGAGGCGGGGCTGTCGGTCACCTACGACGACTCGGGGAACATCGGTCGGCGCTACCGCCGGCAGGACGAGGTCGGGACGCCGTTTTGCGTGACGGTCGACTACGAGAGTATTGAGCAGGAAGACGGCGGTGTCACGGTCCGCGAACGCGACTCGACCGACCAGAAGCGGCTCCCGATCGACGAGCTGCCCGAGACGCTGTCGGCGATTCGTGCCGGCGACCTCGCGTTCGAGGAGTTGTAG
- the merB gene encoding organomercurial lyase has translation MTEKACACCGTVDSRSMETQSETRPSVDRWLGETAVMETPLPGDVQTAMERFFGDASITTLTEWVTELRERTGGGSIEIDDLCHADAETGHWGELDGIRYDFQCFYDAVALAELTSEPVEIRTESPDGSVVEARATGDGDVTATPSTAVVSFGVATDGSAATNAEPTLENAYASICPAVVAFPTRSAYEQWAAKTPVATVGMPVSAATGVATGLVDD, from the coding sequence ATGACGGAGAAAGCATGCGCGTGTTGCGGAACGGTCGATAGCCGATCGATGGAGACGCAGAGCGAGACCCGGCCGTCGGTCGATCGCTGGCTCGGCGAGACGGCCGTGATGGAGACACCCCTCCCCGGCGACGTTCAGACGGCGATGGAGCGGTTCTTCGGGGACGCGTCGATCACCACCCTCACGGAGTGGGTCACCGAGCTCCGAGAGCGAACCGGCGGCGGCTCGATCGAAATCGACGACCTCTGTCACGCCGACGCGGAGACGGGTCACTGGGGCGAACTGGACGGCATCCGCTACGACTTCCAGTGTTTCTACGACGCGGTCGCACTCGCAGAACTGACGTCCGAACCGGTCGAGATTCGCACCGAGAGCCCGGACGGGTCGGTCGTCGAGGCTCGAGCGACCGGCGACGGCGACGTGACGGCGACGCCGTCAACGGCGGTCGTCTCCTTCGGCGTCGCGACCGACGGCTCGGCGGCGACGAACGCCGAACCGACGCTCGAGAACGCCTACGCTTCGATTTGTCCAGCAGTCGTTGCGTTTCCGACTCGGAGCGCGTACGAACAGTGGGCAGCGAAGACGCCGGTCGCAACCGTCGGTATGCCGGTATCGGCCGCGACGGGAGTCGCGACCGGTCTCGTCGACGACTGA
- a CDS encoding PPC domain-containing DNA-binding protein, which yields MNYRAVETTDEYVARLETGADWRAEIESLADAVEADAAWFTALGAVQDAELWFYDQDECEYYPIAFDEPLEVASCVGNVSRLDTERFAHTHAVLSDDEGTAYAGHLNEATVWAGEVHMRVFAEPLEREYDDTTELDLWL from the coding sequence ATGAACTATCGCGCCGTCGAGACCACGGACGAGTACGTCGCCCGCCTCGAGACGGGTGCCGACTGGCGGGCCGAGATCGAGTCGCTCGCGGACGCGGTCGAGGCCGACGCCGCCTGGTTTACCGCGCTCGGTGCGGTTCAGGACGCCGAACTCTGGTTTTACGATCAGGACGAGTGCGAGTACTATCCGATCGCGTTCGACGAACCGCTTGAGGTCGCCAGCTGCGTCGGAAACGTCTCCCGGCTGGATACCGAACGCTTCGCGCACACCCACGCTGTCCTCTCGGACGACGAGGGAACCGCGTACGCCGGCCACCTGAACGAGGCGACCGTCTGGGCCGGCGAGGTCCACATGCGCGTCTTCGCAGAGCCCCTCGAGCGCGAGTACGACGACACCACCGAACTCGACCTCTGGCTCTAA
- a CDS encoding CBS domain-containing protein: MNVADAMTPREDVVTVDLPGTRTDVLEYLQERSFSSVPVVEETDDGLKYRGLISRETLIDQPDEDQLVILMNEDVPTTTAETGLADVARTMVEAGARRVPVVDGQFEGIVTVTDVIHAIATGDQATDGTVESHASENVNTTYEGAPLPVAERELSYANVPYTIALDDEGRMNGVLTEVDIIDVARIVEGEEETGDNFGDQDDDWSWEGIKAVGSRYLPTRDIEIPTGPVRGFMSDDIVTVSSQTTIQEAAQRMISNDIEQIPMVSGEDLAGIVCDVDLLEALYE, from the coding sequence ATGAACGTAGCCGACGCGATGACGCCCCGCGAGGACGTGGTAACCGTCGACCTGCCGGGTACCCGAACTGACGTGCTCGAGTACCTGCAAGAACGATCGTTCTCGTCCGTGCCGGTCGTCGAAGAGACCGACGACGGGCTCAAGTACCGGGGGTTGATCTCCCGGGAGACACTCATCGACCAGCCCGACGAGGACCAGCTGGTCATCTTGATGAACGAGGACGTGCCGACGACGACCGCCGAGACGGGCCTTGCGGACGTCGCGCGAACGATGGTCGAGGCGGGCGCGCGCCGCGTCCCAGTCGTCGATGGGCAGTTCGAGGGGATCGTCACGGTGACGGACGTCATTCACGCGATCGCAACGGGCGATCAGGCGACCGACGGCACCGTCGAGTCCCACGCCAGCGAGAACGTAAACACGACCTACGAGGGCGCGCCCCTCCCCGTCGCCGAGCGGGAACTCTCGTACGCGAACGTCCCCTACACGATCGCACTGGACGACGAGGGCCGGATGAACGGCGTCCTCACGGAAGTCGACATCATCGACGTCGCCCGTATCGTCGAGGGCGAGGAAGAGACGGGCGACAACTTCGGCGATCAGGACGACGACTGGTCCTGGGAGGGGATCAAGGCCGTCGGCAGCCGCTATCTCCCCACGCGGGATATCGAGATTCCGACGGGGCCGGTCCGAGGGTTCATGAGCGACGACATCGTGACGGTCTCGAGCCAGACGACGATTCAGGAGGCTGCACAGCGGATGATCAGCAACGATATCGAACAGATTCCGATGGTCTCGGGCGAGGACCTCGCCGGCATCGTCTGCGACGTCGATCTTCTGGAGGCGCTGTATGAGTGA
- a CDS encoding ABC transporter permease: MKLLKYTIHRLLQAIPVLIGISVITFLLANLGPGDPVSLMLQGQEHSEELIRTIERRYGLDRPLHERYVTYMAGLLRGDLGQSIHYQRPVAALMMERVGPTLLLVLSAYAFALVTAIPLGIVAANRRNEPSDHASRIAALVGVSTPSFWIGIVLILVFAVQLGWLPSSGLYYPWRPPSAYPGIDGHLELYYESARHLLLPMIALGTLQMATIMRVERTQMIESLQGEYVKLARAYGVPERTILRKHAFQVAQLPIITIVGLNLSTALGGAVLVETVFNINGMGRLFINAISTNDYQLVMGITMLLGFLFVLGVIITDISYAYVDPRVTYGERE; the protein is encoded by the coding sequence ATGAAGCTACTCAAGTACACCATACACAGGCTCTTGCAGGCGATTCCCGTCCTGATCGGGATCTCCGTCATCACGTTCCTGCTCGCGAATCTCGGCCCGGGCGATCCGGTCAGCCTCATGCTACAGGGGCAGGAACACAGCGAGGAACTGATCAGAACGATCGAACGGCGATACGGGCTCGACAGACCGCTCCACGAACGGTACGTGACGTACATGGCCGGCCTCCTGCGGGGCGATCTCGGCCAGAGCATCCACTACCAGCGACCGGTCGCCGCGCTGATGATGGAACGAGTCGGACCGACGCTCCTGTTGGTCCTCTCGGCGTACGCGTTCGCGCTGGTGACGGCGATTCCGCTCGGCATCGTGGCCGCCAACCGACGCAACGAGCCCAGCGATCACGCCTCGCGGATCGCCGCGCTCGTCGGCGTCAGCACCCCCTCGTTCTGGATCGGGATCGTCCTGATCCTCGTCTTCGCGGTCCAGCTGGGGTGGCTCCCCTCGAGCGGGCTCTACTACCCCTGGCGACCGCCCAGTGCCTATCCGGGTATCGACGGTCACCTCGAGCTGTACTACGAGTCGGCGAGACACCTGCTGTTGCCGATGATCGCGCTGGGAACGTTGCAGATGGCGACGATCATGCGCGTCGAGCGCACGCAGATGATCGAGTCACTGCAGGGCGAGTACGTCAAACTGGCTCGCGCGTACGGCGTGCCCGAGCGGACGATCCTGCGAAAGCACGCTTTCCAGGTCGCCCAGCTCCCGATCATCACGATCGTCGGCCTCAATCTGTCGACGGCACTCGGCGGCGCGGTGCTGGTCGAGACGGTGTTCAACATCAACGGCATGGGACGACTGTTCATCAACGCGATCTCGACGAACGACTACCAGCTCGTGATGGGAATTACGATGCTGCTCGGCTTCCTGTTCGTGCTCGGCGTCATCATCACCGACATCTCGTACGCGTACGTCGATCCGCGAGTTACCTACGGTGAGAGAGAGTAA
- a CDS encoding ABC transporter permease produces MAVSESQYESGREPASEDEESVEARVGWRYTVARIKRDTTARWGLYIVTVVLFVAVYAVVDSNLSRLTFGVASNYTFAQLLPIFDHPTHIPPPGEGTQHMPPYFPLAEQSWNPLPAGGTIEHPLGTDHTGRDYFTRIVYGTQVSVFVGLVSTFIGLTGGTIIGAVAGYYGGRVDDVLMRLVETVYAIPPLILIIVFTVFVGGANIWYAVLGVGIAFIPVFARIIRSRVLSIREMDYIEAARAAGVKDRNIIMRHVVPNSFAPVLVYATLQIGVTILIVAGLSFLGYGAQPPTPDWGQMLNISHGYMHSNVWLSIWPGIAIMITIMGFNLFGDGLQDALDPRIED; encoded by the coding sequence ATGGCAGTCAGTGAATCACAGTACGAGAGCGGCCGGGAACCGGCGTCGGAAGACGAGGAGTCGGTCGAGGCCCGCGTCGGCTGGCGCTATACCGTGGCGCGAATCAAACGGGACACGACGGCCCGCTGGGGACTGTACATCGTGACGGTCGTGCTGTTCGTCGCGGTGTACGCCGTGGTGGACAGCAACCTCTCGCGGCTCACCTTCGGGGTCGCGTCGAATTACACGTTCGCACAGCTGCTGCCCATCTTCGACCATCCCACGCACATCCCGCCGCCGGGCGAGGGGACACAGCACATGCCGCCGTACTTCCCGCTGGCCGAGCAGTCGTGGAACCCGCTTCCGGCGGGCGGTACCATCGAGCACCCGCTGGGGACCGACCACACCGGCCGGGACTACTTCACCAGAATCGTCTACGGGACGCAGGTGTCGGTGTTCGTCGGGCTCGTCTCGACGTTCATCGGACTGACTGGCGGGACGATCATCGGTGCCGTCGCCGGCTACTACGGCGGCCGGGTTGACGACGTTCTGATGCGACTGGTCGAGACGGTGTACGCGATCCCGCCGCTGATCCTCATCATCGTCTTCACCGTCTTCGTCGGCGGTGCGAACATCTGGTACGCCGTCCTCGGCGTCGGAATCGCGTTCATTCCCGTCTTCGCCCGCATCATCCGCAGCCGCGTCCTGAGCATCCGCGAGATGGACTACATCGAAGCGGCTCGAGCGGCCGGCGTGAAGGATCGCAACATCATCATGCGACACGTCGTCCCGAACAGCTTCGCGCCGGTGTTAGTGTACGCGACGCTCCAGATCGGCGTGACGATACTCATCGTCGCCGGCCTCTCCTTTCTGGGGTACGGCGCACAGCCGCCGACCCCTGACTGGGGGCAGATGCTCAACATCTCGCACGGCTACATGCACTCGAACGTCTGGCTCTCGATCTGGCCCGGCATCGCGATCATGATCACCATCATGGGCTTCAACTTGTTCGGTGACGGCCTGCAGGACGCCCTCGACCCCAGAATCGAAGACTAA
- a CDS encoding helix-turn-helix domain-containing protein, producing MAETADDRLEPPDSTCDVDCYCRLDGLMELLSRRYAMQLICVVGAIGPARYGEIEDAFDDVSSSTLSTRLDELVDADYLDREQYAEIPPRVEYDLTDDGDELCRRLQPLLEWAADRD from the coding sequence ATGGCCGAGACCGCTGACGACCGACTTGAACCGCCCGATTCGACCTGTGATGTCGACTGCTACTGCCGACTCGACGGGCTGATGGAACTGCTCAGCCGCCGGTACGCGATGCAGCTGATCTGCGTCGTCGGTGCGATCGGGCCGGCGCGATACGGCGAGATCGAGGACGCGTTCGACGACGTGAGCAGTTCGACGCTCTCGACCCGACTCGACGAGCTGGTCGATGCAGACTACCTCGACCGAGAGCAGTATGCCGAGATTCCGCCGCGCGTCGAATACGACCTCACCGACGACGGCGACGAACTCTGCCGGCGACTCCAGCCGCTCCTCGAGTGGGCCGCCGACAGGGACTGA
- a CDS encoding dolichol kinase → MADELKRRLVHASGSGLVALYLLADYLEAGLTWPRFKVLMVAIATGALVLEFLRLRIGLDWRLYDVLTREYEQDNPAGYALYMISMAIVVVIFQQDIALPAMLMLSLGDPISGAVSDNTLQRVKPPKVLITMFLVSTVIAIPFLPIGVALVAALGATLADGVTLEIRTYIIDDNLTIPIYAACLAWVALEFVPL, encoded by the coding sequence ATGGCTGACGAACTGAAGCGGCGACTCGTCCACGCCAGTGGCTCCGGGTTGGTCGCCCTCTACTTGCTCGCCGACTATCTCGAGGCCGGGCTCACGTGGCCCCGATTCAAGGTTCTCATGGTCGCCATCGCGACCGGCGCGCTCGTCCTCGAGTTCCTGCGGCTTCGGATCGGACTCGACTGGCGACTCTACGACGTGCTGACTCGCGAGTACGAGCAGGACAATCCCGCCGGCTACGCCCTGTACATGATCAGCATGGCTATCGTCGTCGTGATCTTCCAGCAGGATATCGCCCTCCCCGCGATGTTGATGCTCTCGCTCGGCGATCCGATCAGCGGAGCCGTCTCGGACAACACCCTCCAGCGGGTCAAGCCGCCGAAGGTACTCATCACGATGTTCCTCGTCTCGACGGTTATCGCGATCCCGTTCCTCCCGATCGGCGTGGCGCTGGTCGCCGCCCTGGGCGCGACCCTCGCCGACGGCGTCACCCTCGAGATCCGCACCTACATCATCGACGACAACCTGACGATACCGATCTACGCGGCCTGTCTGGCGTGGGTGGCCCTCGAGTTCGTGCCGTTGTGA
- a CDS encoding ABC transporter ATP-binding protein, with protein MDEESGYEGEETLLELEGVSKYFAQESGLLAGVQFDPSQFPPISVDRETVEAVDDVSLEIQPGETLGLVGESGCGKSTLGRTVLRLLEPTEGDIYFKGENLADLGGEDLRRTRSDMQMIFQDPQSSLDPRMKVGQIIEEPMGAHDMLDDEGREARAKDLLEKVGLDPRHYNRFPHAFSGGQRQRINLARALSVDPDFVVCDEPVSSLDVSIQAQVLNTMEELQEEFGLTYLFIAHDLSVIRHISDRVAVMYLGHIVELAEKEELFENPQHPYTRALLESIPVPDPRENGARGVLEGEVPSPVDPPSGCRFRTRCPRLIAPDEYDWADGEWERTRAFMRAVKRRTFEPMPAAEIRTEFFDGNLPRGEAGSIVEEAIDLVAADRGIGDGDDDETDRWEAATELLLESFAERSVCARERPAYELEAEYGDGEHLAACHLHR; from the coding sequence ATGGACGAGGAGAGCGGCTACGAAGGAGAGGAGACGCTGCTCGAGCTCGAGGGCGTCTCGAAGTACTTCGCACAGGAGTCGGGGCTGCTCGCGGGCGTGCAGTTCGATCCGAGCCAGTTTCCGCCGATCAGCGTCGACCGGGAGACCGTCGAGGCGGTCGACGACGTCTCCCTCGAGATCCAGCCCGGCGAGACGCTCGGGCTCGTCGGTGAGTCCGGCTGCGGCAAGAGCACGCTCGGGCGGACGGTCCTGCGCCTGCTCGAGCCCACGGAGGGAGACATCTACTTCAAGGGGGAGAATCTGGCCGATCTCGGCGGCGAGGACCTCCGGCGGACGCGTTCGGATATGCAGATGATCTTCCAGGATCCCCAGTCCTCGCTCGATCCGCGGATGAAGGTCGGCCAGATCATCGAGGAACCGATGGGGGCCCACGACATGTTGGACGACGAGGGGCGAGAAGCGCGGGCGAAGGACCTCCTCGAGAAGGTGGGGCTCGATCCGCGCCACTACAACCGGTTTCCCCACGCGTTCTCCGGCGGGCAGCGCCAGCGCATCAACCTCGCGCGAGCGCTGTCGGTCGATCCCGATTTCGTCGTCTGCGACGAACCCGTCTCGTCGCTGGACGTTTCGATCCAGGCGCAAGTGTTGAACACGATGGAAGAACTCCAGGAGGAGTTCGGCCTTACCTACCTCTTCATCGCCCACGATCTCTCGGTGATCCGTCACATCTCCGACCGGGTGGCGGTGATGTATCTCGGACACATCGTCGAGTTAGCGGAGAAAGAAGAACTGTTCGAGAACCCCCAGCATCCCTACACCCGCGCGTTGCTCGAGTCGATTCCCGTCCCCGACCCGCGGGAAAACGGTGCGCGCGGCGTGCTCGAGGGCGAGGTGCCGAGTCCGGTCGATCCGCCCTCAGGCTGCCGGTTCCGCACGCGCTGTCCGCGCCTGATCGCGCCCGACGAGTACGACTGGGCCGACGGGGAGTGGGAACGGACGCGAGCGTTCATGCGGGCGGTCAAGCGACGAACGTTCGAACCGATGCCCGCCGCCGAGATACGGACCGAGTTCTTCGACGGCAACCTGCCGCGAGGCGAGGCGGGATCGATCGTCGAAGAGGCAATCGACCTCGTCGCGGCCGATCGCGGGATAGGTGACGGGGACGACGATGAAACGGACCGCTGGGAGGCGGCGACGGAGCTGCTGCTCGAGTCCTTCGCCGAGCGGAGCGTCTGCGCCCGCGAGCGCCCGGCGTACGAACTCGAGGCCGAGTACGGCGACGGGGAGCATCTGGCGGCCTGTCACCTACATCGGTGA
- a CDS encoding ABC transporter ATP-binding protein, translating to MNSEPLLRVENLETQFFTETGTVRAVDGISFEIREGEIVGLVGESGAGKSVASMSLLRLVESPGEIVGGEITYKGETIVGFEEGPDGERRERDEMLSNEEIRTRIRGNEIAVIFQDPMESLNPVFTVGGQLREFIELNRGLSESEAKTVAIDMLREVGIPDPEERYEEYPHQFSGGMRQRVLIAMALACEPSLIIADEPTTALDVTVEGQIIDLVDELQAKYGTSFLWVTHDLGVVAEICDRVNVMYLGEIVEQAPVDELFYDTKHPYTNALLNSIPRPDRTVTELEAIEGVMPEAIDPPSGCRFHPRCPDARAVCERVHPDAKRVADADGEPHRAACVKHDAFDVGYDESPPLEGAAGTDRAAAGDVDEPESIAPNPASDESGGEGRE from the coding sequence ATGAACTCGGAACCACTCCTTCGCGTCGAGAATCTCGAGACGCAGTTCTTCACGGAAACCGGTACAGTACGCGCCGTCGACGGCATCTCCTTCGAGATCCGCGAGGGCGAGATCGTCGGCCTCGTCGGCGAGAGCGGCGCCGGCAAATCGGTCGCCTCGATGAGCCTGCTCCGGCTCGTCGAGAGCCCCGGAGAGATCGTCGGCGGCGAAATAACCTACAAGGGCGAGACCATCGTCGGCTTCGAAGAGGGGCCCGACGGCGAACGACGGGAGCGCGACGAGATGCTCTCGAACGAGGAGATCCGGACCCGGATCCGGGGTAACGAGATCGCGGTGATCTTTCAGGATCCGATGGAGTCGCTCAATCCCGTCTTCACCGTCGGCGGCCAACTGCGGGAGTTCATCGAACTCAACCGCGGGCTCTCCGAAAGCGAGGCGAAAACGGTGGCAATCGACATGCTTCGGGAGGTCGGCATCCCCGACCCCGAAGAGCGCTACGAGGAGTACCCCCACCAGTTCTCCGGGGGGATGCGCCAGCGCGTGCTGATCGCGATGGCGCTGGCCTGCGAACCCAGCCTCATCATCGCCGACGAGCCGACGACGGCCCTAGATGTCACCGTCGAGGGACAGATCATCGACCTCGTCGACGAGCTCCAGGCGAAGTACGGGACGAGCTTCCTCTGGGTCACCCACGACCTCGGCGTCGTCGCCGAGATCTGCGATCGAGTGAACGTCATGTACCTCGGCGAGATCGTCGAGCAAGCGCCGGTCGACGAGCTGTTCTACGACACGAAACACCCCTACACGAACGCCCTGCTGAACTCGATCCCCCGACCCGATCGAACCGTCACGGAGCTCGAGGCGATCGAGGGAGTCATGCCCGAAGCGATCGACCCGCCGTCGGGCTGTCGGTTCCATCCGCGCTGTCCCGACGCGCGGGCGGTGTGCGAGCGGGTCCATCCCGACGCGAAGCGAGTCGCCGACGCCGACGGCGAACCGCATCGAGCGGCCTGCGTGAAACACGACGCCTTCGACGTCGGCTACGACGAGAGCCCGCCGCTCGAGGGGGCGGCGGGGACCGATCGGGCGGCGGCCGGAGACGTAGACGAGCCGGAATCGATCGCACCGAATCCGGCCAGCGACGAGAGCGGAGGTGAGGGCCGTGAGTAG